Proteins from one Tetrapisispora phaffii CBS 4417 chromosome 8, complete genome genomic window:
- the RPS15 gene encoding 40S ribosomal protein uS19 (similar to Saccharomyces cerevisiae RPS15 (YOL040C); ancestral locus Anc_7.95), producing MSTAATNAKKRTFKTYSYKGVDLEKMLEMPTEEFIKLAPARVRRRYARGLSTKPAGLMKKLRAAKLAAVENEKPPVVRTHLRNMIIVPEMIGSVVGVYNGKVFNQVEIRPEMVGHYLGEFSITYTPVRHGRAGATTSRFIPLK from the coding sequence ATGTCCACTGCTGCTACCAATGCTAAGAAAAGAACTTTCAAGACCTACTCCTACAAAGGTGTTGATTTAGAAAAGATGTTGGAAATGCCAACTGAagaattcatcaaattgGCTCCAGCTAGAGTTAGAAGAAGATACGCTAGAGGTTTATCTACCAAGCCAGCCGGTTTAATGAAGAAGTTGAGAGCTGCTAAATTAGCTGCTGTCGAAAACGAAAAGCCTCCTGTTGTTAGAACCCACTTAAGAAACATGATCATTGTTCCAGAAATGATTGGTTCCGTCGTTGGTGTTTACAACGGTAAGGTTTTCAACCAAGTTGAAATCAGACCAGAAATGGTTGGTCACTACTTAGGTGAATTCTCCATCACCTACACTCCAGTTAGACACGGTAGAGCTGGTGCCACCACCTCTCGTTTCATCCCATTGAAATAA